DNA from Verrucomicrobiota bacterium:
AATCCGGAATGGCCGGCCCTCCGGGACGAATCCAACCCGCCCCCTTGGTGCTGGAAACCGCACCATAATCGGCCGGCTTCGTTGGGGACAAGGCATCGATCGCAAATGAAAATTGTCGTCCTTGGCCTCTGGCATTTGGGCTGCGTCACGGCAGCCTGCGTGGCAAAACACGCTCCGGTGGTGGGATTGGATTTCGACGAGGCCGCCGTTGCGCAATTGCGTGCCGGCAGACCGCCCTTATTTGAACCCGGGCTCGCCGAACTGATTCAAAGTTCCGTCAAAGCGGGGAAACTGCAGTTTTCGAGCGACCCGGCCGGGGCGTGCTCCGGGGCTGACCTGCTGTGGGTTTGTTACGATACGCCGGTTGACGACGATGACCTGGCCGACCTGACGCCGGTTTTGCAAGGGATTGATGCCTGCGCACCGCACCTTGGCCCGAACACGCTGGTGCTGATCTCCTCGCAGGTGCCGGTAGGGACTTGTCGCCGGCTGGAAGAGCGGCACCGGCGCTTGCGCTTTGCCTACTCGCCGGAAAATCTCCGCCTCGGCAAGGCGATCGAGATTTTCACGCACGCCGATCGGATCATTCTGGGCGTGCGGCAGGCAAGTGACGCGGAAGAATTACGCCCGTTGTTGTCCCACTTCACGCTGGACCTGGTGGTAATGCGGACCGAGTCGGCCGAAATGACCAAACACGCCATCAATTCGTTTCTCGCGCTGTCGATCACTTTTATGAACGAGGTGGCCCGGCTTTGCGAGGCGACCGGCGCCGATGCCAAAGAAGTGGAGCGCGGGCTGAAGTCAGAAAGTCGCATCGGCCCGAAGGCGTACCTTTCGCCGGGAGGGCCGTTTGCCGGCGGCACCCTGGCGCGGGACGTGGTTGCCCTGACCCGGATCGGGGCGCAACACGCCGAACCGCTCGCCCTGATCCCGGCCATCAAGGCCGGCAATGACGGCCATAAACGGTGGGCGGTGCAGAAACTGCAGGAACGGTTCCCCGATCTTCAGGGTAAAAAGATCGCCGTGCTCGGCCTCACGTATAAGCCCGGCACCGACACGCTCCGGCGCAGCCTGGCCGTCGAGATCTGCCGGGGGCTTTCAGCCGCCGGCGCCCGACTCACCCTTTACGACCCGCGCGTGCAGGCGCCGGCGTTGCCGGACGATTTGCAACTGTTCCCGCTGTTTCACCAGGTCGCCGAGGCGGTGGCCGGTGCGGACGCCGTGATCGTCGCCACCGAATGGCCGGAAATCCGGCAGGCGCCCTGGCCGGAACTTATTGCCGGGTTACACGGCCGGCTGATCGTTGACGCCAACGGATTTCTCGCCGAACAGGTCAGGGCACTGCCCGGCGTGGAGTACCGCCGGGTGGGTGTACCCGGCGAAGCCGCGCCTCAAACCAACCGGCTGTAGACCATGAAATTAGAGGGAAAATCCGCCATCATCACCGGCGCCAGTCAAGGCCTGGGCAAGGTCATCGCGACGCAATTCGTCCGGGAAGGTGCGAATGTGTGCGTTTGCGCCCGGGACGGCGCGCTGTTGGCAGCCGTGGTTGAAGAGCTGCAACAGGCTGCCCCGAAAGGACAAACCGTGGTTGGACGCGCCGCCGACGTTTCCCGCGAAGATGAGGTCGAAGCGGTTTTTGCCGAGGCGGTACGCGCGTTCGGCCGGTTCGAAATCCTGGTCAACAACGCCGGGGTCTACGGTCCCAAAGGTCCGGCCGATGAGATCGATCTCGCGGAATGGATTCGCGCCGTCGAGATCAACCTTTACGGCACGTTGATTCCTTCCCGGGTCGCCACCCGGCATTTCAAAAAGAACGGCTACGGTAAAATCATCAATTTATCCGGCGGTGGCGCCACCGCCCCGCTGCCGCGCCTGAGTGCCTACGCGGCGTCCAAGGCGGCGGTAGTCCGGCTGACTGAGACGCTGGCTGAAGAACTTCGTGAAGACCGGATCGACGTGAATGCGGTTGCCCCCGGGGCGCTTAACACCCGCCTTCTGGATGAAGTGCTGGCCGCCGGGCCCGAAAGGGTGGGGGCGGAGTTTTATCAAAAAGCACTCAAGCAGCGTGACGCCGGCGGCGTGCCCCTGGAACGGGGGGCCCAACTCTGCGTGTATCTCGCTTCTGCGGAAAGTGACGGCATCACCGGCAAACTCATCAGCGCGCAATGGGATCCTTGGGAACGCCTGCACGAGCACCGGAACAAGCTCGCCTCCAGCGACATTTTCACCCTGCGCCGAATCGTCCCCGAAGACCGGCACACGGCGCTCTGAAAGACATCCACAGATTACACAGATTACACGGATTAAGGCGATTCCGAAGCGTTGCCCTGCGGGTGCAGCGTCTCCGAGCTCCGAACTCCGAGCTCCGAACTCCGAACTCCGAACTCCGAACTCCGAACTGTACGTGCCGGCCGGTGACGAAAGACCATCAACTGGAGGCCGAGGAACCCGAGCGCGGTGGCGGGCGCAATCGCGCAGAGTTTGGCCACCAGGATATTGGTCGTGAACGTGTTGAGGCAAAGGCGAACGATCACAACCGTCACGAGCCAGCAGAAAAAGACGTTGAGCCCGTACTGAGCCAGTTGCTTGCCGTAATCGGATCGCTGGCAGCGAAAAACCCAGAATTTATTCAGAAGAAAATGACACACTACCGCGGTCAGGTACGCGATGCTGACCGCCACCAGCGGCCGCAGGAAAAAGTGCAACAACCAAACGAGCGAGAAGTCAACGGCTGCAACCGTGCCTCCGACGGCGAGGAACCGGATC
Protein-coding regions in this window:
- a CDS encoding UDP-glucose/GDP-mannose dehydrogenase family protein, which gives rise to MKIVVLGLWHLGCVTAACVAKHAPVVGLDFDEAAVAQLRAGRPPLFEPGLAELIQSSVKAGKLQFSSDPAGACSGADLLWVCYDTPVDDDDLADLTPVLQGIDACAPHLGPNTLVLISSQVPVGTCRRLEERHRRLRFAYSPENLRLGKAIEIFTHADRIILGVRQASDAEELRPLLSHFTLDLVVMRTESAEMTKHAINSFLALSITFMNEVARLCEATGADAKEVERGLKSESRIGPKAYLSPGGPFAGGTLARDVVALTRIGAQHAEPLALIPAIKAGNDGHKRWAVQKLQERFPDLQGKKIAVLGLTYKPGTDTLRRSLAVEICRGLSAAGARLTLYDPRVQAPALPDDLQLFPLFHQVAEAVAGADAVIVATEWPEIRQAPWPELIAGLHGRLIVDANGFLAEQVRALPGVEYRRVGVPGEAAPQTNRL
- a CDS encoding SDR family NAD(P)-dependent oxidoreductase; the protein is MKLEGKSAIITGASQGLGKVIATQFVREGANVCVCARDGALLAAVVEELQQAAPKGQTVVGRAADVSREDEVEAVFAEAVRAFGRFEILVNNAGVYGPKGPADEIDLAEWIRAVEINLYGTLIPSRVATRHFKKNGYGKIINLSGGGATAPLPRLSAYAASKAAVVRLTETLAEELREDRIDVNAVAPGALNTRLLDEVLAAGPERVGAEFYQKALKQRDAGGVPLERGAQLCVYLASAESDGITGKLISAQWDPWERLHEHRNKLASSDIFTLRRIVPEDRHTAL
- a CDS encoding GtrA family protein, which produces MGVVINQARALRVIRFLAVGGTVAAVDFSLVWLLHFFLRPLVAVSIAYLTAVVCHFLLNKFWVFRCQRSDYGKQLAQYGLNVFFCWLVTVVIVRLCLNTFTTNILVAKLCAIAPATALGFLGLQLMVFRHRPARTVRSSEFGVRSSELGVRSSETLHPQGNASESP